A region of the Solanum stenotomum isolate F172 unplaced genomic scaffold, ASM1918654v1 scaffold20129, whole genome shotgun sequence genome:
GAACACTAGATCACACCCTTGGGTGCCTAATTGTTTTCTCTTGCTGTCAACATGTATACTATATTTAGAGATTAAACAGTCTATCATTCCCTTCAATAGCTCATATCTTTAGTTTTGAGCTTGGTGGAGTAAAATTTCTGGGAATGTTTTTGTATTTTCGTGGAATCAAAAACTATCAAACATGTAATGAAAATGGAAATTAAAAATTGTCTCAACTAGACAACCGATATGGAAACTTCTACAATCATCTCTTTCTACAAATGAAACATTACAATTCTAAtccttttttcttcaagttAACTATTTACTAAATCCATTCCCATTTCATGAATAGATGTGAAGTACAGTGAATACCATAACCAGTACGCAACACCAAACTTTGTATACTGCAAGTTCAAGACAACCAAAACAGGAAAAGGATGAACCATTTACCTCAACATTAACTTCTTTGAGATCTTTCTGTTGCTGTTCCAGAGTAGAAGCCAGTTTTAAGACTTTCCCCTCTAACCTTTTGACCTCATTTTGTAATTCACAGGAAGTCCCCCCTTCAAAGTCATGTGGTTGCTGGGAAAAACTAGGATCATTTGGATCACCAACTGATTGAAAAAAAAGCCTATGTGTGTTTTTCTCTGTACAAGTCTGTTTGCAAACTGGacaattcttcttctttccatTTGTACAATACTCAAACCATTGCTGCAGACTGATTTTTACAACCATAACATGTGAGGCAGAAGCAACTATAGGAAAGACACAATAAAACAATGAACCCAAATAgacaaattgagaaaaaaaattataatttaatggGTGCAAAGTAACATTGCACCACTCCTCCTTATGGCATTggtgtaaaaattatataaacacgtaatcacacacacacacacacaccagCTGCCAAAGCTCTACATCCACCACTATACACAGGCACATTTATAGGACAGTAGACTTGTCTAGAATAACGTTAATGCAAATTCATCTTTTCACATAATAGAAGCCGAACAGATGGATTTATCCGTAAAAACAAGAAACATTTGTAAAGGACATAGTATCAGACTTCAAAATTTGCATAAACAACTTCTAATAAACTGGTTCAACAATAGCCACTTTCAAATAAAACTCCAAGAACAAATGGGAGAAATTTCATAACAAGTAGGAGTACAATTTTAGGTAATAATTTTAACCAAATGCAATCCAAAACACATTTAACTAAATCTAGTCTCagtattttcaatttaaaactaAGTACTATCCAAACCAAGGAAATCTAATAcattttccacatattttcaatttttaatcaagTAAATCCAAACCAAGATTACTAATACAAGCTGTTACTTTTTTCAATCCTTAACCAAGTAAAATCCAGCCCAATGATACCCAGTACAAGtctgtatttttcattttttttaccaaatgaAATCAAAACCAAAGTTGCCCAATAGAAGAGACATGCAAAAAGAACGAATTTAGTTAAAGAAATGATCTTTAACCAGGTACTCAAACCAGGGTACCCAACACAAGTCATAATACATTTCAAGGTTGTACAACATTCCCAGGGTATACCACAAGTGAAGTCAGGGGAGTATGGCGTGTACGTAACCTTACCCATGCCGTGTGAATATAGGGAATTTGTTTCGGATAGATACTCAGCTCAGGTAAAAAGCATTTCagtttttttaacaaaataaaatccaaACCAAGGATACCCATCcaaactttgaaatattttcaaactaAACTAAGTGCAACTCACACAAGAAGGCGCAATACAGGTCATATAcatttaaacaaattaaaggtACCCAAAACAATACTTCGACTATTTTCAATtcttaactaattaaaataaaaatccagAATACCCAACTCAAatcttgaaataattttaacaaatgCAACACTGATATCCGCAAATTCGAAATCAAAAGCTCAAGTAACGGGAATGTACCGAAATACATAACTCACCAGAGCTCGTGAAAAACATGGCCGCAAAGAGAAATGGATTGAAGGTCTTCGACTACAGGTTTGAGATCCTCATAGCAGATTGAACAAATGGTCTTGGCAAATGTGTTGCCTCCTACCATTATTAGCAGCCGCTCTTTTCGCCGTCTTCTCCTTTTTCAGAAAAACGAACCAATGGGAAATTGGGAAATGGTGAGCGGGACGGGAAGAAGAGGGAAAATTGAATTCAGGCAAATGGTGAAATTTTTATACTCTACTACCTTACTGCTTACCCGAGCCCTATTTTTCcctcctctttcttttttccctCTTATTCCAACAGTATGTATGTCCATAGTTTTTTCGAAAATTTTAGTTGATTAGGTATCGAAATTCTACTCTATAATTTAATTGGTAACTTATAAtcacttccttgtttctcataTCTTACccaatttatattaattattttttaaatgtcaataatttttcttgtttcgagtcattttctctcattttgaACACAaatgattaaattaaatattattttctttgtctccGTCTCAATATAAGTGTTATGATAATTCATTTCACGttcattaaaagaaataaaaaaaatatttattgagttgtttgtatttattaatgtttcttgataattaaatattactaGAAATATAAGTTTTTCAATATAAGATATACTAGTTGAAAAAATGTACTAAATCATTTTTTGTcttgaatttataaaatggCATTTACTTTtgcacaattttttattttatttttttgctaaaagCGACCTTATTTTTGGGACCAAGGAAATACCATTCCTCTCTCAACTTGcatatttcattatttgttcTATCGNGTGGCAAAAAATCACTTCCTCACGCGCCTAGTAGAGATTGTTGTCAATTTCTACGTCAGGTGGACGAAAAAGGTGTACGCGacggaggaataaacaagttcgggggtaatTAAAACGAAATTTAATTTAGGTGTACACcgtataaaaagcttcaagttcaggggTAATGAGTACTTCTGCATATAAGATATACTAGTTgaaaaaaatgtactaaatcattttttgtcttgaatttataaaatggCATTTACTTTtgcacaattttttattttatttttttgctaaaagCGACCTTATTTTTGGGACCAAGGAAATACCATTCCTCTCTCAACTTGcatatttcattatttgttcTATCGTGAAAATTTTCggatgtaatttttttatcataaaatatatacataagtCATTGGCGATTTCTCCGAAAATATTGAAGAAACCAAATATGAAATTCTTAGGTGATTTTGGTGTAATTTTTAAGGTGTTTCTTGGGATGCATCTAATGTTTGAATTCAAGGAAGAAGACGAAATCtataatttacataatattttatatggcaatataattttatataatattattattgggTATATACTgttgtatattaaaaatataaacatttttgtaaaatataaaaatattgtatattattgtatattgtatgtataatattatttacTGGATTGAAATGTAGGTTAAAAATTGATAAGATAAGTTCCGAGCTATATTTTACAATGTAAattagataattatatttttatcgttttttctaattatatgtTGTGAg
Encoded here:
- the LOC125850892 gene encoding uncharacterized protein LOC125850892, whose translation is MVGGNTFAKTICSICYEDLKPVVEDLQSISLCGHVFHELCLQQWFEYCTNGKKKNCPVCKQTCTEKNTHRLFFQSVGDPNDPSFSQQPHDFEGGTSCELQNEVKRLEGKVLKLASTLEQQQKDLKEVNVELFSCKEQLKVEVALKNEAKKQKTASQQLLHVKSQELDQSTLECRRLQERSMALAKELAALKLVCDVNLGEEEVLKLASLGNEANSKETIDVLKKSLVIRNK